The proteins below come from a single Methanomicrobiales archaeon genomic window:
- a CDS encoding CBS domain-containing protein: MQFETRVPLREVMRSRATTIDADASVARAAEMMCRDEVGSCIVLQRNMPTGIVTEEDINCKVVAKDLKPSSVPVRQIMSTPLITIGADKTVGDAAHLMVSKRVRRLPVVEGQKVVGIVTVRDILSIATVMNDIMAELITINREEPVEMGVCSRCGIMSDDLRRVDDQLILCPTCREEERLV; the protein is encoded by the coding sequence ATGCAGTTCGAAACCCGCGTCCCCCTACGCGAGGTGATGCGCTCGCGGGCTACCACCATCGATGCCGATGCCAGCGTAGCACGAGCTGCCGAGATGATGTGCCGTGATGAAGTCGGCAGCTGTATCGTGCTGCAGCGCAACATGCCAACCGGTATCGTCACAGAGGAGGATATCAACTGCAAAGTTGTTGCAAAGGACCTGAAGCCGAGCAGCGTTCCCGTGCGCCAGATCATGAGTACTCCTCTGATCACGATCGGCGCCGACAAGACCGTAGGGGATGCCGCCCATCTGATGGTCAGCAAACGCGTACGGAGACTCCCCGTCGTAGAGGGGCAGAAGGTCGTGGGGATCGTCACCGTTCGGGACATTCTCTCGATTGCCACGGTGATGAACGACATCATGGCCGAGCTCATCACGATCAACCGCGAGGAGCCGGTCGAGATGGGCGTATGCAGCCGTTGCGGCATCATGTCCGATGACCTGCGGCGGGTGGACGATCAGCTGATTCTCTGCCCGACGTGCCGCGAAGAGGAGCGCCTCGTATGA
- a CDS encoding CBS domain-containing protein, producing MHRNNRMNKQADRLLKMPGKLDRGPVDFETRISRQEGEIMAVATRDVISVTPTIPILEAVKTMTECGFRRLPVTDAGTRRLRGIVTAGDIIDLMGGGSKFNLVKRKHAGNLLAAINDSIREIMTQQVITIQNDARIADAVSIIIEKKIGGIPITDDEGILEGIVTERDVMRILCSESSMVPVEAAMSRSLRVTTPESTIGMATREMLVHKFRRLPVVADGVLFGIVTSSDIIRYLGNGQIFQKLVTGDVAEVMGLPVRTLVCGDLHTIEPDRTISEAASVMLSRGVGALPVIEDARLVGIITEHDLVKAFSGV from the coding sequence ATGCACCGCAATAATCGGATGAACAAGCAAGCTGACAGGCTCTTGAAGATGCCGGGCAAACTCGATCGAGGCCCGGTGGACTTCGAAACCCGTATCTCCCGCCAGGAGGGCGAGATCATGGCGGTCGCCACGAGAGACGTCATCTCCGTGACTCCCACCATTCCCATCCTGGAGGCGGTGAAAACGATGACGGAATGCGGATTTCGGCGTCTTCCCGTCACGGATGCGGGGACCCGCAGGCTGCGAGGAATCGTGACCGCCGGTGACATCATCGACCTGATGGGCGGGGGGAGCAAGTTCAACCTGGTGAAAAGGAAGCATGCGGGAAATCTTCTCGCTGCCATCAACGACAGCATCCGGGAGATCATGACCCAGCAGGTGATCACCATCCAGAACGATGCCCGAATCGCGGATGCTGTCAGCATCATCATCGAGAAGAAGATCGGGGGGATCCCCATCACCGACGACGAAGGGATCCTCGAGGGCATCGTCACGGAACGGGATGTGATGCGGATTCTCTGCTCCGAAAGCAGCATGGTGCCCGTCGAGGCGGCAATGAGCCGCAGTCTGCGGGTGACAACGCCGGAGAGCACCATCGGCATGGCGACGCGGGAGATGCTGGTGCATAAGTTCCGGCGCCTTCCTGTGGTCGCCGATGGCGTCCTGTTCGGTATCGTGACCAGCTCGGACATCATCCGTTACCTGGGCAACGGCCAGATCTTCCAGAAGCTGGTTACCGGGGATGTGGCGGAAGTAATGGGACTACCGGTGCGGACTCTGGTGTGCGGGGACCTCCATACCATCGAGCCGGATCGCACCATCTCGGAAGCCGCATCCGTGATGCTCAGCAGGGGCGTGGGTGCGCTACCGGTCATCGAGGACGCGCGGCTGGTAGGCATCATCACCGAGCACGATCTGGTGAAGGCGTTTTCCGGGGTGTGA
- a CDS encoding CBS domain-containing protein: MQASDVMSSPVYVVSPHEPVSRARSLMLKHRISRVPVMDEGHLVGILTKKDIAYRLRQSEPVWRRRPIDRIPVEILMVRNPITIGPNTPMQEIARLMLKEDISGLPVADGETVLGIVTKSDVLKSEAVRRIPLSVGDLMTDVMTVTRYHSLDHVIDLMSERHDKLIVVNDNGSIAGIITESNVAFFVFVQNDPDRVEAGVPAKEITLLRKAVPGGRKQFRDVIEVSSVAEDVMSRPVITLPVSAPLSEAVQRMQQHHITSVVAVGENDELRGIVKRDDIIREVAK, encoded by the coding sequence ATGCAGGCATCGGATGTGATGTCCTCGCCGGTGTATGTGGTATCCCCCCATGAGCCCGTCAGCCGCGCCCGGAGTCTGATGCTGAAACACCGGATCTCCCGGGTTCCGGTGATGGATGAGGGGCACCTGGTCGGAATCCTGACCAAGAAGGATATTGCCTACCGCCTCCGGCAGAGTGAACCCGTCTGGCGCCGCAGACCCATCGATCGGATCCCGGTGGAGATCCTGATGGTCCGGAATCCCATCACCATCGGCCCGAACACCCCCATGCAGGAGATTGCGAGGCTGATGCTGAAGGAGGACATCAGCGGGCTGCCGGTCGCGGATGGAGAGACGGTGCTCGGAATCGTTACCAAGTCCGATGTGCTGAAGTCGGAGGCGGTACGGAGAATCCCTCTGTCGGTCGGCGATCTGATGACCGACGTGATGACGGTCACCCGCTATCACTCGCTCGATCATGTCATCGATCTCATGAGCGAACGGCACGACAAGCTGATCGTGGTGAACGATAACGGATCGATCGCCGGGATCATCACGGAGAGCAATGTGGCCTTCTTCGTCTTCGTCCAGAACGACCCGGATCGGGTAGAGGCCGGCGTTCCCGCCAAAGAGATCACACTGCTCCGCAAGGCTGTGCCGGGTGGCAGGAAGCAGTTCCGCGACGTGATTGAGGTCTCCAGCGTCGCCGAAGACGTGATGTCCCGACCTGTCATCACCCTGCCCGTGAGCGCTCCGCTCTCCGAGGCGGTTCAGCGAATGCAGCAGCACCATATCACGAGCGTTGTTGCGGTCGGAGAGAACGACGAACTCAGAGGAATTGTGAAACGAGACGATATCATTCGTGAGGTGGCAAAATGA
- a CDS encoding FKBP-type peptidyl-prolyl cis-trans isomerase: MPLGEGDFIHVSYTGRIDDNVFDTTDEEIAKEAGIHNPSARYGPIMIRLGSGHVVAGLEDALMGAEVGGEGEVDVPPEKAFGPHDDSLVESIPITNFKEKPFVGMQVKLEDREGVVTNVIGRRAVVDFNSPLAGKTVHYTYRVEGTVDGVENRVKGLIRLYVQRDMDVAFENGTVTIHLPPAITYDRRWLIWRSRVVHETFEYLPDVAEIVLLETFKRPARPAEEAPGAEEAGRSPAGTPQQPLEE; this comes from the coding sequence ATGCCACTGGGAGAAGGAGATTTTATCCATGTATCCTATACCGGTCGGATCGATGACAATGTATTCGATACAACGGACGAGGAGATCGCAAAAGAGGCGGGGATTCATAACCCTTCCGCCCGATACGGCCCGATCATGATCCGGCTCGGAAGCGGGCACGTGGTCGCCGGGCTCGAGGATGCCCTGATGGGCGCGGAGGTCGGCGGGGAGGGTGAAGTTGACGTTCCGCCCGAGAAGGCGTTCGGGCCTCACGACGATAGCCTCGTCGAGTCCATCCCCATAACCAACTTCAAGGAGAAGCCGTTCGTCGGGATGCAGGTGAAGCTCGAAGATCGGGAGGGCGTTGTCACCAATGTGATCGGACGGCGCGCCGTCGTCGACTTCAACAGCCCGCTCGCCGGCAAGACTGTTCACTATACCTATCGCGTCGAAGGTACCGTCGATGGGGTGGAGAATCGGGTAAAGGGCCTGATCCGGCTCTATGTCCAGCGGGACATGGACGTGGCGTTCGAGAACGGCACCGTGACAATCCATCTTCCGCCTGCCATCACGTACGATCGGCGCTGGCTCATCTGGAGGAGCCGGGTTGTCCACGAGACGTTTGAGTACCTGCCGGATGTAGCAGAGATCGTGCTGCTTGAGACCTTCAAGCGGCCCGCAAGACCCGCGGAAGAGGCCCCTGGGGCGGAAGAAGCGGGCAGGTCGCCGGCGGGGACACCGCAACAACCGCTCGAAGAATAA
- a CDS encoding metallophosphoesterase — translation MTRVLLLADMHGQFGKLDSFLSLEPDLVFLAGDITHFGPSESILSVVSRIDVPCLAIPGNCDPRDVLDALDESSAVCLHRNSMTIGNMTILGIGGSNTTPFDTPFELSEEEIDAILRTLTEGMERNVHNILITHAPPEGTLDLIDGKHVGSPAIRRYIKHFDLVCTAHIHEQRGAMEIEGVKIVNPGEGSRGHCAILEFGSEPRDISIQLLTF, via the coding sequence ATGACAAGAGTTCTCCTGCTCGCCGACATGCACGGCCAGTTCGGAAAGCTCGACTCTTTCCTGAGTCTCGAACCCGACCTGGTCTTCCTGGCAGGCGATATCACCCACTTTGGCCCATCCGAATCGATTCTATCTGTCGTCTCCCGTATCGATGTGCCCTGTCTTGCCATCCCCGGCAACTGCGACCCACGGGATGTACTGGATGCGCTGGACGAATCGAGCGCCGTATGCCTGCACCGCAACTCCATGACCATCGGGAACATGACCATACTCGGCATCGGGGGTTCGAATACCACCCCGTTCGATACGCCTTTCGAACTCTCCGAGGAGGAGATCGATGCGATACTGCGCACTCTCACCGAAGGCATGGAGCGGAATGTCCACAACATCCTGATCACCCATGCACCCCCCGAGGGTACGCTGGATCTGATCGATGGTAAGCACGTTGGCAGCCCTGCTATCCGGAGGTACATAAAGCATTTCGATCTGGTCTGCACCGCCCACATTCATGAACAGAGGGGCGCGATGGAGATTGAGGGTGTGAAGATCGTCAACCCCGGCGAGGGATCAAGAGGCCACTGCGCCATCCTCGAGTTCGGAAGCGAGCCGCGGGACATCTCAATACAGCTTCTGACCTTCTGA
- a CDS encoding TIGR04013 family B12-binding domain/radical SAM domain-containing protein has protein sequence MPSSLTVNWRSIGAARNTFAALFAACEREGYRLHPVDRPSADVTCYSLNSINERAYRREIRQAPCITIVGGPHASACYREVAEYADYVVVGEGERALPRLLSWIEAGRQGIPPGVATVDGFHPAEETVILDAYPPFSTVKGYIEITRGCPHHCAYCQTPRLFGRCMRHRSLSCIETAASRYQDIRFVTPNALAYGSDGRRPRLDRVEKLLARLRGNIYFGTFPSEVRPEFVTDEALELISRYCANTKIHFGAQSGSDAILQRLRRGHTTADVIRAVELACEHGFTPVVDFIVGFPFETDADQRETERLILWASRHGLVHIHAFTPLPGTPLAGTAPRSLLRETERTLGRLALQGRLTGSWRRVDDALEPPRDAGRRSRHGSKVRHLPGSSPLER, from the coding sequence TGCCAGAAACACGTTTGCAGCACTATTCGCCGCCTGCGAAAGAGAAGGATACCGCCTGCATCCTGTGGACCGTCCGTCCGCGGATGTCACATGCTACAGTCTGAACTCGATCAACGAACGGGCATACAGGCGCGAGATTCGGCAGGCCCCCTGCATCACCATCGTGGGCGGCCCCCATGCCTCTGCATGCTACCGCGAGGTGGCGGAGTATGCGGATTATGTGGTTGTGGGCGAGGGAGAGCGTGCACTGCCCAGGCTCCTGTCTTGGATCGAGGCGGGAAGACAGGGGATCCCCCCGGGTGTGGCGACGGTTGACGGCTTCCACCCGGCAGAGGAGACTGTGATCCTTGATGCGTATCCTCCGTTCTCCACGGTGAAAGGCTATATCGAGATTACCCGCGGGTGCCCTCATCATTGCGCCTACTGCCAGACCCCCCGCCTCTTCGGCCGCTGCATGCGGCATCGTTCTCTCTCGTGCATCGAAACGGCGGCATCGCGCTATCAGGACATCCGGTTCGTGACCCCGAATGCACTGGCATACGGCTCCGACGGAAGGCGGCCCCGCCTCGATCGGGTCGAGAAGCTCCTCGCACGGCTGAGAGGCAACATCTACTTCGGGACTTTCCCGAGCGAAGTGCGGCCCGAGTTCGTTACCGACGAAGCGCTCGAGCTCATATCCCGCTACTGCGCAAATACGAAGATTCACTTCGGCGCACAGTCCGGCAGCGATGCGATCCTGCAGCGGCTTCGCCGCGGGCATACGACCGCAGACGTCATCCGGGCGGTGGAGCTCGCCTGCGAGCATGGATTCACTCCCGTGGTGGACTTCATCGTGGGGTTCCCGTTCGAGACCGATGCGGACCAGAGAGAGACGGAACGGCTCATTCTCTGGGCATCGCGTCATGGATTGGTGCATATCCATGCATTCACGCCCCTGCCCGGTACCCCTCTGGCAGGAACCGCTCCCCGCAGTCTGCTCAGAGAGACGGAGCGAACTCTCGGGCGGCTTGCCCTGCAGGGCAGGCTCACCGGCTCATGGAGAAGGGTGGACGATGCCCTCGAGCCGCCCCGGGATGCGGGGCGCCGATCCCGCCATGGCTCGAAGGTGCGGCACCTTCCCGGGAGCAGCCCGCTCGAGCGGTGA
- a CDS encoding CBS domain-containing protein — MSEDVLIRDVMSKPITIAKSAFVTEALDKMLDGGVDPLIVTNNGDVVGTISRKSIARKLGRRQASNIAATSIHVANSVEHDFTSAYPDQNIDVLIPLLQVYKLVVVLDEEHRLVGQVTAGDLLRVVEPVGEIEDVMVPACVIQTDERVVHLRRRMLDDGIDKFVAVEGGEPMGVVTETDVANAMRAFKEVVEEKYQDHRIRNLIVRDIMSTPIISAEKSSNISTIVEMLLSRNISTIPITENGRVIGMVTRESLVKAL; from the coding sequence ATGAGCGAAGATGTGCTCATCAGAGATGTGATGTCAAAACCCATAACCATCGCAAAATCGGCATTTGTCACGGAAGCGCTGGACAAGATGCTGGATGGGGGTGTCGATCCCCTGATCGTCACCAACAACGGCGACGTCGTGGGAACGATATCCCGCAAGTCCATTGCCCGCAAACTGGGCAGAAGGCAGGCTTCCAACATCGCAGCAACATCCATCCACGTGGCAAACAGCGTTGAGCACGACTTCACCTCCGCGTATCCGGACCAGAACATCGACGTGCTGATCCCGCTTCTCCAGGTCTACAAGCTGGTTGTGGTGCTGGACGAGGAGCACCGCCTGGTGGGGCAGGTGACCGCCGGGGATCTGCTGCGCGTTGTCGAGCCGGTCGGCGAGATCGAGGACGTGATGGTCCCGGCCTGCGTCATCCAGACCGACGAGCGGGTCGTGCATCTTCGCCGCAGGATGCTCGACGACGGGATCGACAAGTTCGTGGCGGTGGAAGGAGGGGAACCCATGGGTGTCGTCACGGAGACGGATGTGGCAAACGCCATGCGGGCATTCAAAGAGGTGGTGGAGGAGAAGTACCAGGACCACCGCATCCGCAACCTGATCGTGCGGGACATCATGAGCACCCCGATCATCTCCGCCGAGAAGAGCAGCAACATCTCCACGATCGTGGAGATGTTGCTCTCCCGCAACATCAGCACCATACCCATCACGGAGAACGGGAGAGTCATCGGCATGGTGACGCGCGAGTCTCTCGTGAAAGCTCTTTAA
- a CDS encoding CBS domain-containing protein, producing the protein MKVACDVMMEVPVLSEHDHLTKARQILRDDVFREAYVRDDDKKRLIGYIDISDVLILTTTKSNVEVTAFMKDPPMVHAGDSLESVAREIRGHMTDSAAVVDEKGCIMGGILLSEIFPILIARHEFRGTVSDYMSTDVVTCHADEHVQKVYNLIVASGFTAFPVLKDNVLVGMISRRDVLNAGRVRRALEGNINVKIEREPTNTRVENLMNTPVITVAPDESISAAARLLVKHDISRMPVVQDGRIVGIVDRHDILEGLVVESPKEH; encoded by the coding sequence ATGAAAGTCGCCTGCGACGTCATGATGGAGGTCCCGGTGCTCTCCGAGCACGACCACCTGACGAAGGCCCGACAGATCCTCCGGGACGACGTATTCCGCGAGGCGTACGTCAGGGACGACGACAAGAAGAGGCTGATCGGCTATATCGACATATCGGACGTGCTGATCCTGACAACGACCAAATCGAACGTGGAAGTAACCGCATTCATGAAGGATCCCCCGATGGTCCATGCGGGGGACAGCCTGGAATCTGTCGCGCGGGAGATTCGAGGCCATATGACCGACAGCGCTGCCGTCGTGGACGAGAAGGGGTGCATCATGGGCGGGATCCTGCTCTCCGAGATATTCCCGATCCTGATTGCACGCCACGAGTTCCGGGGAACGGTATCCGACTACATGAGCACGGATGTCGTGACCTGCCACGCGGACGAGCACGTTCAAAAAGTATATAACCTCATAGTGGCGAGCGGATTCACGGCGTTTCCCGTATTGAAGGACAACGTGCTGGTCGGCATGATCTCCCGGCGCGATGTCCTGAACGCCGGACGGGTGCGGCGGGCCCTTGAGGGCAATATCAACGTTAAGATCGAGAGAGAGCCGACCAATACCCGGGTGGAGAACCTCATGAACACTCCCGTGATCACCGTCGCACCGGACGAATCCATCAGTGCCGCCGCCCGGCTCCTGGTGAAGCACGATATCAGCAGAATGCCCGTTGTCCAGGATGGGAGAATCGTCGGAATCGTTGACCGTCACGACATTCTGGAAGGGCTGGTCGTCGAGAGTCCAAAGGAGCATTGA
- the cyaB gene encoding class IV adenylate cyclase → MLEIEAKVRVADLDAVRARLKARGSRLSGRSVERDVYYNAPHRDFGETDEALRMRYAGSSCVVTYKGPKRPGSGLKVRDELNVGVEPGGEFEQILRNLGFRAVHEVVKTREVYAVPGATVMLDEVEDLGSFVEIEASAGLGEVSAADRVNRLVEELGLPKEYVPLSYLELALARDRASPG, encoded by the coding sequence ATGCTCGAGATCGAGGCAAAAGTGCGGGTTGCGGACCTGGACGCGGTGCGGGCCCGTCTCAAAGCCCGGGGATCGCGGCTCTCCGGGCGTTCCGTCGAGAGGGATGTCTACTACAACGCCCCGCATCGGGATTTTGGAGAGACCGACGAAGCGTTGCGGATGCGGTACGCAGGGAGTTCCTGCGTCGTGACGTACAAAGGCCCGAAACGGCCTGGTTCGGGGCTCAAGGTGCGCGATGAGTTGAACGTCGGGGTGGAGCCCGGCGGGGAGTTCGAGCAGATTCTGCGGAATCTGGGCTTCAGAGCGGTTCACGAGGTGGTTAAGACGCGCGAGGTGTACGCGGTACCGGGGGCCACGGTCATGCTCGACGAGGTCGAGGATCTCGGCAGTTTCGTGGAGATCGAGGCATCGGCGGGTCTCGGGGAGGTGTCGGCGGCGGATCGGGTGAACCGGCTGGTAGAGGAGCTCGGACTTCCCAAAGAGTATGTCCCGCTGTCCTACCTGGAACTGGCACTCGCCAGGGACCGGGCTTCTCCGGGCTGA